Proteins from a genomic interval of Rubinisphaera italica:
- a CDS encoding type II secretion system protein GspK: MKSNWDSSVERRGFLLVIVMVVIVMASLTCYQFADRMTTERQVVNVYKMESQAQQAAESAIDYMMAMLTDPEMDLSTLPTLPAEDYAWQIILPGSPDLESPNDLMAVVLSRQSTVQYGELTFGFASEAGKINLNALAELDVPLEDQRNMLMSLPEMTETLADTILDFIDKDATPRDFGTESDDGEIIIRNAPLTSLDELLVIPEITPSLIYGEDTNRNGLLDSSEDDGELREPYDDADGVLTLGWEDSLTLWSRETNLRPDGTPKINLNSDDLVQLEADLTSEFGSDLATFVIAYRQNGPKKQSSTSSGGSGSGSGGSGSGNGSMNSQPAPQSGSGRTRGGGSTNQQQTTPAPAPAAPTSQLDSLLPDWNLTKLFTVQAMQSSPSSQNGGGASSAGSSTGSSSNSGQYQLQSPYELIGAIVEDDGDDLISPWQVGDLTFLAQMEESLTINEGETRDGRIDMNYATYESLAGLPEISDALIDEILSGTGSWVSPAELLQNGQIDVAGVVQLEPFLTAQSRTYRFIAAGFWKTGGPVVRIEVVLDVAGAAPVILQHRNLTATGPGYLPEELSGGFVGE, encoded by the coding sequence ATGAAATCAAATTGGGACTCCTCAGTCGAACGGCGGGGCTTTTTACTGGTGATTGTGATGGTCGTCATCGTGATGGCTTCGCTCACGTGCTATCAATTTGCTGATCGGATGACGACCGAACGACAGGTCGTCAACGTCTACAAGATGGAATCCCAAGCCCAGCAGGCAGCTGAGTCGGCAATCGATTATATGATGGCGATGTTGACGGACCCCGAAATGGACCTGTCCACGCTGCCGACTTTGCCAGCAGAGGATTATGCCTGGCAGATTATTCTTCCGGGCTCTCCCGATTTGGAATCTCCCAATGATTTGATGGCGGTCGTGCTCAGTCGGCAAAGCACTGTGCAATATGGCGAGCTGACATTCGGTTTCGCCTCCGAAGCCGGGAAGATCAATTTGAATGCTTTGGCGGAGCTGGATGTGCCGCTGGAGGATCAGCGGAATATGCTGATGTCCCTGCCGGAAATGACAGAAACTCTGGCCGATACGATTCTCGATTTCATCGACAAAGATGCCACGCCACGCGATTTCGGAACGGAATCGGACGATGGCGAAATAATCATTCGTAATGCCCCGCTGACCTCGCTCGATGAATTGCTGGTTATTCCCGAGATTACACCTTCTCTGATTTATGGAGAAGATACCAACCGCAACGGTCTCCTTGATTCTTCGGAAGATGATGGGGAACTTCGCGAACCATACGACGATGCCGATGGCGTTTTGACGCTCGGTTGGGAAGATTCTCTCACTCTCTGGAGTCGAGAAACAAATTTGCGACCGGATGGAACTCCGAAAATCAATCTCAATTCGGATGATCTGGTTCAACTGGAGGCCGATCTGACATCAGAATTTGGCAGTGATCTGGCAACTTTTGTGATCGCTTACCGACAGAATGGCCCCAAAAAGCAAAGCTCGACTAGCAGCGGTGGGAGCGGAAGCGGATCTGGAGGTTCTGGCAGTGGGAATGGTTCGATGAATTCTCAACCTGCACCGCAATCGGGAAGCGGGCGCACGCGGGGAGGAGGTTCGACAAATCAGCAGCAGACAACACCTGCCCCTGCTCCTGCCGCACCAACGAGTCAGCTCGATTCGCTGCTGCCTGACTGGAATCTTACAAAATTGTTTACTGTTCAAGCGATGCAGTCCTCACCGTCATCACAGAATGGGGGAGGGGCCTCGTCCGCAGGATCGAGTACTGGTTCCTCTTCAAATTCAGGCCAATATCAACTGCAGTCACCCTATGAATTAATCGGGGCCATCGTGGAAGATGATGGAGACGATCTGATCAGCCCGTGGCAGGTTGGAGATTTGACATTTCTCGCCCAAATGGAAGAATCCTTAACGATTAACGAAGGCGAGACACGGGATGGTCGGATTGATATGAACTATGCGACTTATGAATCGTTGGCCGGGTTACCAGAAATTTCGGATGCTTTGATAGATGAGATTCTCAGTGGGACCGGCAGTTGGGTTTCTCCAGCTGAACTTCTACAGAATGGTCAGATAGATGTAGCCGGTGTCGTCCAACTTGAACCGTTCCTGACGGCTCAAAGTCGAACTTATCGATTTATTGCCGCTGGCTTCTGGAAAACGGGTGGACCGGTTGTCAGAATTGAAGTGGTTCTCGATGTGGCGGGTGCGGCACCGGTCATTCTCCAGCATCGAAATCTGACAGCCACCGGGCCGGGATATCTTCCGGAAGAATTATCAGGGGGATTTGTTGGGGAATAA
- a CDS encoding transglutaminase TgpA family protein produces MTIGLAEGHLYPHLLTIPLIVLAYWYLDDNPPLKIDSAFTSLFGIAALLIAMWEFQQGRVNVEMRILSASHLLAYFTWIVLILEKQSQQYWWLLALAILNMAVSASLTTSAALGLSVLLFLFLAVWTLAIFTAYRGTVHIRDSRSTSTIKTNKQPETSPAPVKAKKSVTAVANAIPLVSQVRGGFHFDPSDNWLGYRLIASVGYITIASVAVGLAIFMITPRIWIGNWTLPSGQDEPYSLPSFGKSVSGFTSEVQLGDIGEILSNPTPVLYMKFNDYNSKAPLNNTEVMQRLHIEDLLFRGAVLSDYVSGRWSQSSSNSTTYSMKRGNFRDSTNAIRFRYELEPVGRDILFMQMPVSGAQILSESFENKTLQQHPLSQVVTVTQGRRSAETSTIQYEATTIPSLEKSESGFPEYELASRWFWPQSLQTISQSLEASYQADDTDLHRARTDFKSTTVDRRSESNLTILDSYIRNLLNLNREQLPGLVELTEKLCAPVDDKPLTPVERVQKLHYYLRDSGEFSYTLDLTVTDPTLDPVEDFLLVRKSGHCEYFASALTLMLRAAGIPSRMITGFRTGRWVEDTKTLVIEQRHAHAWVEAFVDGKWLILDPTTYHDDEENYQVQFSAYSWAAIRAQLVGFWQNYVLGVSLAGQQQRLYDPLRKTTANAYNAIMQSGEEYQNKIIPESRTRYSLYNRFLMFIATVFPILIIVGVVAFLLFRQRLRNFLDWLLPKRRAARRRQMMVFFRKFLEVSAKHGLQKKPEQTALEFARIFQKKFQSQLINTPLYQVPLAVTQAYYQARFRGDPLTEEEIVNWEAQIQSLHQRLSTSH; encoded by the coding sequence GTGACAATTGGACTGGCGGAGGGTCATTTGTATCCTCATCTGTTGACCATTCCATTAATTGTGCTGGCCTACTGGTATCTCGATGATAATCCTCCGCTGAAAATCGACAGCGCGTTTACGAGTCTGTTTGGGATTGCGGCCTTGCTGATTGCAATGTGGGAATTCCAGCAAGGACGAGTGAATGTCGAGATGAGGATTTTATCCGCCTCCCACCTGCTGGCTTATTTTACCTGGATTGTTTTGATCCTCGAAAAACAGTCTCAGCAATACTGGTGGCTGCTGGCACTGGCGATTTTAAATATGGCCGTCTCGGCCAGTTTGACGACCTCTGCGGCTTTGGGGTTATCAGTCCTTCTTTTTCTGTTTCTGGCGGTCTGGACGCTGGCAATCTTCACCGCTTATCGCGGAACGGTCCACATTCGTGATTCCCGATCCACTTCAACCATAAAAACTAATAAGCAGCCAGAGACCTCACCTGCGCCTGTAAAAGCTAAAAAGTCTGTGACAGCCGTCGCAAATGCCATTCCGCTTGTCAGTCAGGTTCGTGGCGGGTTTCATTTTGATCCTTCCGATAACTGGCTCGGCTATCGGCTGATTGCATCTGTCGGCTATATAACGATCGCTTCGGTTGCGGTTGGATTAGCCATTTTCATGATCACGCCCCGTATCTGGATTGGCAACTGGACTCTTCCCTCAGGTCAGGACGAGCCATATTCATTACCTTCATTTGGCAAAAGTGTTTCCGGGTTCACATCCGAAGTGCAACTTGGAGATATTGGAGAAATCCTCTCGAATCCAACTCCTGTCCTTTATATGAAATTCAATGACTACAATTCCAAAGCCCCTCTGAACAATACAGAAGTCATGCAAAGGCTTCATATCGAAGATTTACTATTTCGGGGTGCGGTTTTATCGGACTACGTCAGTGGTCGCTGGTCTCAATCGAGTTCAAACTCAACCACGTATTCGATGAAGCGTGGTAATTTTAGAGACTCGACCAATGCGATTCGTTTTCGGTACGAACTCGAGCCTGTCGGTCGAGACATCTTATTCATGCAAATGCCGGTTTCGGGGGCTCAAATTCTGTCCGAGTCGTTTGAAAATAAAACACTCCAGCAGCATCCTCTAAGTCAGGTTGTCACTGTCACACAAGGAAGAAGGAGTGCAGAAACCAGTACCATTCAGTATGAAGCGACGACAATCCCCTCGCTGGAGAAATCGGAATCCGGGTTTCCTGAATATGAACTGGCATCCAGATGGTTTTGGCCGCAGAGTTTACAGACGATTTCTCAATCCCTCGAAGCCTCCTATCAGGCTGATGATACCGATTTGCACAGAGCTCGAACCGACTTTAAATCGACAACAGTCGATCGCAGGTCTGAGTCAAATCTCACCATTTTGGACAGTTATATTCGGAATCTATTGAATCTGAATCGTGAGCAGCTCCCCGGACTGGTCGAATTGACTGAAAAACTGTGTGCACCAGTCGATGACAAACCTCTCACTCCAGTGGAACGTGTCCAAAAACTCCATTACTACCTGCGTGATTCCGGGGAGTTCAGTTATACATTAGATTTGACGGTCACCGATCCGACTCTCGATCCAGTCGAAGACTTTCTTCTGGTCAGAAAAAGTGGTCACTGTGAATACTTTGCTTCGGCTTTAACACTGATGTTAAGGGCCGCGGGAATTCCGTCCCGCATGATCACCGGGTTTCGTACGGGACGCTGGGTTGAAGATACAAAGACCCTGGTCATCGAACAAAGACATGCCCATGCCTGGGTCGAAGCATTTGTCGATGGAAAGTGGCTGATCCTGGACCCGACAACCTATCACGATGATGAAGAGAATTATCAAGTTCAATTCAGTGCTTATTCATGGGCTGCAATTCGTGCCCAATTGGTTGGCTTCTGGCAGAATTATGTCCTCGGGGTGAGCCTGGCTGGTCAACAGCAGCGACTCTACGACCCTCTCCGCAAAACCACCGCGAATGCCTACAACGCTATTATGCAAAGTGGTGAAGAGTATCAGAATAAAATCATCCCTGAATCAAGGACTCGCTATTCTCTCTATAATCGCTTTCTGATGTTTATTGCGACAGTCTTCCCGATATTGATCATCGTTGGGGTTGTCGCCTTTTTGCTGTTTCGACAACGACTGCGGAATTTTCTCGACTGGTTATTGCCCAAACGCCGGGCTGCCCGCCGTCGCCAGATGATGGTTTTCTTTCGCAAGTTTCTGGAGGTTTCCGCAAAGCATGGATTACAGAAAAAACCCGAGCAAACTGCCCTCGAATTTGCCCGAATCTTTCAAAAGAAATTTCAGTCTCAACTGATCAATACGCCCCTTTATCAAGTACCGCTTGCGGTGACGCAAGCTTATTATCAGGCAAGATTCCGTGGGGATCCTCTGACCGAAGAGGAGATCGTCAACTGGGAAGCACAAATTCAAAGTCTTCATCAAAGACTCAGTACTTCACATTGA
- the folK gene encoding 2-amino-4-hydroxy-6-hydroxymethyldihydropteridine diphosphokinase, protein MIAGIALGGNLGDTAQIIQTVLHQLDANDSISVLKQSRLYETTAVGEKAGNRFLNATALIETSLQPIALLDVCQKLETDSGRTREIHWGPRTIDLDLIFCDQIILRSERLNLPHPACWYRRFVLDPLCDVAAEFVNPVFGKTFAELRQRLLSRPLCVDLSRLETSRQQVLQETLRNVFGMHQLELITSSTLLLSSDRNSSSAATWILLTNEQEGIRESGGLFEWELPGTFEVSMADVVHAGLDQPVCLVTE, encoded by the coding sequence GTGATCGCTGGCATTGCTCTCGGTGGGAATCTTGGGGACACCGCTCAAATCATTCAAACGGTGCTCCATCAACTCGATGCCAACGATTCCATTTCCGTGCTCAAACAGAGCCGGTTATATGAGACCACTGCTGTGGGGGAGAAAGCTGGAAATCGATTTCTGAATGCGACTGCGTTAATTGAGACCTCCTTACAACCCATCGCGTTGCTCGATGTCTGTCAGAAATTGGAAACCGACTCCGGGCGAACACGAGAAATTCACTGGGGACCACGCACAATCGATTTGGATCTGATTTTCTGCGACCAGATCATTCTTCGCTCAGAGCGGTTAAACCTGCCGCATCCCGCCTGCTGGTATCGACGCTTTGTACTCGATCCATTATGCGATGTCGCGGCAGAATTTGTGAATCCCGTCTTTGGGAAGACATTTGCAGAATTGCGCCAACGCTTACTCAGCCGACCGCTCTGTGTTGACTTGAGCCGCCTGGAGACATCTCGTCAGCAGGTTTTGCAAGAGACGCTCAGGAATGTGTTCGGCATGCATCAACTGGAGTTAATAACATCGAGTACACTTCTCTTAAGTTCAGATCGGAATAGTTCATCTGCAGCAACCTGGATACTGCTGACGAATGAACAGGAAGGGATTCGTGAGTCTGGGGGACTGTTTGAATGGGAGTTACCCGGAACTTTTGAAGTTTCCATGGCCGATGTCGTTCATGCAGGTTTAGATCAACCGGTCTGCTTAGTTACCGAATAA
- a CDS encoding cadherin repeat domain-containing protein encodes MQTREKVLLIGLITVVLFWWARPVLLQSFLEPLNERKADVERIANTLEQKQLQQNLVLAATREMTNYQEQSLPADPYDAQRSYTAWLTDQLEAAGWAKNEVTPGKITRFEDLGSSVQVRVEGVATAANLSEFLANFDHSGMLHRLERLSIDSRSIQPGELLDISFTAEAIALKTSKRKDLDTVASTDNTPEIWSNFARRSPFSLLPPEVVMTPGIDIPTRIQVYPGDLLQEIISWSGFPAEAKLSVSLTGDKPAGLEYDESARELIWQTQTDTPLKEHLLALTVTNNDSAVSIRKEFVIDVRLPNATPTVQQPPTQNVFAGGMWQYQLQATDPDQPNQSLNYRIEGSPPAGLQLDSRSGRLQWSPAEDQVGQDIRLNIVVTDNGSPSKEARTSFNLSVKADLEPTTQLVGCLQVDGEWTAWFREKSSQDRFQLQLGDRLEVSRFQATISQINVDRIVLENENGQQVLRVGKLLTERQSAQ; translated from the coding sequence ATGCAGACTCGTGAAAAAGTATTATTGATTGGACTGATTACCGTTGTACTCTTCTGGTGGGCTCGCCCTGTCCTGCTGCAGAGCTTTCTGGAACCACTGAACGAGCGAAAAGCCGATGTCGAGAGAATTGCAAATACTCTCGAACAAAAGCAACTCCAGCAAAATCTTGTGCTCGCCGCCACCAGAGAGATGACAAACTATCAGGAACAATCACTGCCAGCAGATCCTTACGATGCTCAACGAAGCTACACGGCCTGGTTGACTGATCAACTCGAAGCTGCAGGCTGGGCGAAGAATGAAGTGACACCTGGAAAAATCACCCGATTTGAAGATCTCGGTTCGAGCGTTCAAGTCCGCGTGGAAGGAGTTGCCACAGCGGCCAATCTTTCGGAGTTTCTGGCGAATTTCGATCACTCAGGAATGTTACACCGACTCGAACGATTGAGCATCGACAGCCGTTCGATCCAGCCAGGGGAACTCCTCGATATTTCCTTCACGGCTGAAGCCATTGCATTGAAAACCTCGAAGCGAAAGGATTTGGATACGGTTGCCTCCACCGATAATACGCCTGAAATCTGGTCCAATTTTGCCAGACGCAGTCCGTTTTCACTCCTGCCACCAGAAGTGGTGATGACCCCGGGAATCGATATTCCGACTCGCATTCAGGTTTATCCCGGCGATCTGTTACAGGAAATAATCAGTTGGTCGGGGTTTCCGGCTGAAGCAAAACTTTCTGTGTCTTTGACTGGAGACAAGCCCGCCGGACTCGAGTATGACGAGTCGGCTCGGGAACTCATCTGGCAAACACAAACCGACACACCGCTCAAAGAACATCTACTGGCGTTGACTGTTACCAATAATGATTCAGCGGTATCGATCCGCAAAGAATTTGTGATCGATGTCCGACTGCCGAATGCGACTCCAACCGTTCAGCAGCCTCCAACACAAAACGTATTTGCGGGAGGGATGTGGCAATATCAATTGCAGGCCACCGATCCCGACCAGCCGAACCAATCACTGAATTATCGAATCGAGGGCAGTCCTCCCGCGGGATTACAACTCGATTCACGATCTGGTCGATTGCAATGGTCACCTGCGGAAGATCAAGTTGGCCAGGATATCCGTCTGAATATCGTCGTAACCGATAACGGTTCGCCCTCGAAAGAAGCCCGGACATCCTTTAATCTCAGTGTGAAAGCAGATCTGGAACCGACGACTCAACTGGTGGGGTGCCTGCAGGTTGATGGAGAATGGACGGCCTGGTTTCGAGAAAAATCGTCACAGGATCGATTTCAATTGCAACTGGGCGATCGACTCGAGGTCAGTCGTTTTCAGGCTACCATCAGTCAGATCAATGTCGATCGGATTGTTCTTGAAAACGAGAACGGTCAGCAAGTCCTGCGTGTTGGCAAACTCCTGACTGAGCGTCAATCTGCTCAATAA
- a CDS encoding GDSL-type esterase/lipase family protein encodes MFPLNPIKAMPVFSRGVLLSLLAFGLLNSTPGSAADLQAKWELKPGDRVVMLGSTFIERENTQGVLEMSLRLAAPETNITVRNLGWSGDNVLGESRAYFGPVEQGYKHILEYVQLTNPTVLIVNYGQNAAFNGEDRLKEFITNYEQLLKDLSAENRRIIVLGPTPLEPMVRSAEVVNAQNETRNKYGQAIQQMCESNGYVYVDMLESMQQVQNTLKLDSLTENGVHLHHAGYIAAGEVLANSLGRSFLKGNESILQDSQFAAQVAPVYEKILWKNELFFHRFRPQNETYLRGFRKHEQGQNAKEILEFEPLIEEQDQKLQTEASNVLKNWAR; translated from the coding sequence ATGTTTCCATTGAATCCAATAAAAGCCATGCCCGTTTTCAGCAGAGGTGTCCTTTTGAGTTTGCTGGCATTTGGCCTGCTCAATTCAACACCTGGTTCAGCTGCTGATCTGCAAGCGAAGTGGGAACTCAAACCAGGTGATCGCGTTGTCATGCTCGGCAGCACGTTTATTGAACGGGAAAATACGCAGGGCGTCCTCGAAATGTCACTTCGGCTGGCTGCCCCGGAAACGAATATTACGGTACGAAATCTGGGCTGGTCGGGTGATAACGTCCTCGGAGAATCGCGAGCCTACTTCGGCCCTGTCGAGCAGGGTTACAAGCACATTCTTGAGTATGTGCAGCTGACAAATCCGACCGTACTAATCGTAAATTATGGACAAAACGCCGCCTTCAATGGCGAAGATCGTTTGAAAGAGTTCATTACGAATTACGAACAACTGCTCAAAGATCTCTCCGCTGAGAATCGCCGCATTATCGTCCTGGGACCTACTCCTCTGGAACCGATGGTCCGCTCCGCAGAGGTTGTGAACGCACAAAATGAAACCCGCAACAAATATGGACAAGCCATTCAACAGATGTGTGAAAGCAATGGCTATGTGTATGTCGACATGCTCGAGTCAATGCAGCAGGTTCAGAATACACTGAAGCTGGATTCGCTGACCGAAAACGGAGTCCATCTACATCACGCGGGCTATATTGCAGCTGGTGAGGTCCTTGCCAATTCGCTGGGCAGATCATTCCTCAAAGGTAACGAATCAATTCTGCAGGACTCTCAATTCGCTGCTCAGGTGGCTCCCGTTTATGAAAAGATTCTCTGGAAAAACGAGCTCTTCTTTCATCGCTTCCGACCGCAGAACGAAACCTACCTCCGCGGCTTCCGCAAGCACGAACAAGGCCAGAACGCCAAAGAAATTCTCGAATTCGAACCGCTGATTGAGGAGCAGGATCAGAAGCTTCAGACTGAGGCGAGCAACGTTCTGAAAAACTGGGCTCGATAA